From the genome of Prochlorococcus marinus XMU1419, one region includes:
- the lhgO gene encoding L-2-hydroxyglutarate oxidase — MESIKKDIVIIGAGMVGISLAYQIKEKYKNLSILILEKEKEIGMHNSGRNSGVLHAGIYYEPNSLRARVCVDGAQRLKEWIKSQGLEILNCGKLIVAQKEEQSSNLEFLFERGKKNGAEVEMIDKKELYKRAPYAFSATGTAIWSPKTSVVNPKKILLRMQEILHYKKVNLLYKVKIIKAIPEESSLIIKSGNSKKKIVYEHLFNCAGVFADSVAKEFNIGKNYKILPFKGIYWKLKSNTSFNIKMNIYPVPDLNVPFLGVHVTPNLKGEINFGPTAIPAFGRENYSSLNGFEPLLTSQLIGELTNQWLKNSNGFRRYAKEQAFLGFKKLFLKSAQEIIPDLKNEHLIKSDKVGIRAQLFDKNKSEFVNDFLLENSFNSTHVLNAISPAFTASFALADLIIEKSQI, encoded by the coding sequence TTGGAATCAATTAAAAAAGATATCGTTATTATTGGCGCTGGCATGGTAGGTATTTCCCTCGCTTACCAAATAAAAGAAAAGTATAAAAATCTGTCGATTTTAATATTAGAGAAAGAAAAAGAAATTGGGATGCATAACTCTGGAAGAAACAGTGGGGTCTTACATGCTGGTATTTATTATGAACCAAATTCTCTTAGGGCAAGAGTTTGCGTAGATGGAGCTCAAAGATTAAAAGAATGGATAAAAAGTCAAGGATTAGAGATCTTAAATTGCGGGAAGTTAATTGTTGCGCAAAAAGAAGAACAATCATCAAATTTAGAATTTTTATTTGAAAGAGGAAAAAAAAATGGAGCAGAAGTTGAAATGATTGATAAAAAAGAGCTTTACAAAAGGGCTCCATATGCATTCTCTGCAACTGGAACAGCAATATGGAGTCCAAAGACATCAGTTGTAAATCCCAAAAAAATACTTTTGAGGATGCAAGAAATATTACATTATAAAAAGGTAAATCTTTTATATAAGGTCAAAATCATAAAAGCAATTCCAGAAGAAAGCTCATTGATAATAAAAAGTGGAAATTCAAAAAAGAAAATAGTTTATGAACATCTTTTTAACTGCGCAGGAGTTTTTGCAGACTCGGTAGCCAAAGAATTTAATATAGGAAAGAATTACAAGATACTACCTTTCAAAGGGATTTATTGGAAGTTAAAAAGTAATACTTCTTTTAATATCAAAATGAATATATATCCTGTACCAGATTTAAATGTTCCGTTTTTAGGCGTTCATGTAACACCGAATTTAAAAGGTGAGATAAATTTTGGTCCTACTGCAATTCCAGCATTTGGACGTGAGAATTATTCTTCTCTAAATGGATTTGAACCATTATTAACTAGTCAATTAATTGGAGAATTAACTAATCAATGGTTGAAGAATTCAAATGGCTTTAGAAGATATGCTAAAGAACAGGCATTTCTTGGCTTCAAAAAATTATTTCTTAAATCTGCGCAAGAAATAATACCTGATTTAAAAAATGAGCATTTAATCAAAAGTGATAAAGTTGGTATTAGGGCACAATTATTTGATAAAAACAAATCAGAATTTGTAAATGATTTTTTATTAGAAAACAGTTTTAATTCAACACATGTACTTAATGCTATTTCACCAGCCTTTACAGCAAGTTTTGCACTAGCGGATCTTATAATAGAAAAATCACAAATTTAG
- a CDS encoding NAD-dependent epimerase/dehydratase family protein yields the protein MDITKKRFLVIGGGGLIGSHVVEALLKEEIEEVIIYDNFVRGRQENLVNSLRDKRCKVFKIGGDILQNDILDSAMEGIDGVFHLAALWLLQCHEFPKAAFDVNIQGTFNVIDSCRRNNIKKLIYSSSASVYGDALTEPMDEDHKFNNKNFYGATKICGEAMLRAYYHRYGLDYAGLRYMNVYGPRQDYKGAYIAVIMKMLDRIDNGESPIIYGDGSEAFDFVAVEDCGIANVCAMKSSATDSFYNVGTGKRTSLKQLAELILELTNSKKDIIYKERDQSTFVKNRIGCPKKAKAEINFDAKTELREGLEKLIKWRYDHKSELEARRSNI from the coding sequence ATGGACATAACAAAAAAAAGGTTTTTAGTAATTGGTGGGGGTGGGCTTATCGGATCCCATGTAGTTGAAGCACTATTAAAAGAAGAAATTGAAGAGGTAATAATCTATGATAATTTTGTAAGAGGAAGGCAAGAAAACCTTGTAAATTCTTTAAGAGATAAAAGATGTAAAGTTTTTAAAATTGGCGGTGACATATTACAAAATGATATTTTAGATTCTGCCATGGAAGGAATAGATGGTGTATTTCATCTTGCGGCTTTATGGTTGCTTCAATGCCATGAATTCCCAAAAGCAGCATTTGATGTAAATATCCAAGGTACCTTCAATGTTATTGATTCCTGTCGCAGAAATAATATAAAAAAATTAATTTACTCCTCGTCTGCTTCTGTATATGGTGATGCATTAACTGAACCAATGGATGAAGATCATAAATTTAATAATAAAAATTTTTATGGTGCCACAAAAATATGTGGTGAAGCAATGCTTAGAGCTTACTATCATAGATACGGTTTGGATTATGCTGGTTTGAGATATATGAATGTTTATGGACCAAGGCAAGACTATAAAGGTGCTTACATAGCTGTAATTATGAAAATGTTAGATAGGATTGATAATGGAGAAAGTCCAATTATTTATGGCGATGGATCAGAAGCTTTTGATTTTGTAGCAGTTGAAGACTGTGGGATTGCAAATGTTTGCGCCATGAAATCATCGGCCACAGATTCTTTTTATAATGTTGGAACAGGGAAAAGAACCTCACTTAAGCAACTTGCAGAACTAATATTGGAACTCACTAACTCCAAAAAAGATATTATTTATAAAGAGCGAGATCAATCTACTTTTGTAAAAAACAGAATAGGATGCCCAAAAAAAGCAAAAGCTGAAATAAACTTTGATGCCAAGACTGAGTTAAGGGAGGGTTTAGAAAAACTCATAAAGTGGAGATATGATCATAAATCAGAACTAGAAGCAAGAAGGTCAAATATTTAA